One Proteinivorax tanatarense DNA segment encodes these proteins:
- a CDS encoding ABC transporter ATP-binding protein, whose protein sequence is MSTSPEKEVKKNFKANEEQAHENLLEVRDLYKHFPIKGGVFSRTIGHVKAVDGVSFFVKKGETLGIVGESGCGKSTTGKTLLRLIEPTSGDIIFKGQNIADFDKDNLRKVRRNMQFVFQDPYSSLNPRMTVGDIVGEPLDIHNIKKGAEKYKKVAELLDVVGLSPYHIRRYPHEFSGGQRQRIGVARALALNPELIILDEPVSALDVSIQSQVINLLEDLQEEFGLTYVFIAHDLSVVKHISDRVGVMYLGKMVEMADKDTLYDNPQHPYTQALLSAVPIPDPEIRQEKIILTGDVPSPVNPPKGCRFHTRCRYAMDRCKEEEPEFRDVGNEHYVACHLMDK, encoded by the coding sequence GTGAGTACTTCACCAGAAAAAGAAGTAAAGAAAAATTTTAAAGCAAATGAAGAACAAGCCCATGAAAACCTGCTAGAGGTTAGAGACTTATATAAACACTTTCCTATTAAAGGTGGTGTGTTTTCAAGGACTATTGGCCATGTAAAGGCAGTTGACGGAGTAAGTTTTTTTGTTAAAAAAGGTGAAACTCTGGGGATAGTAGGTGAGTCAGGCTGTGGGAAATCCACAACTGGAAAGACCTTACTTCGTTTGATAGAGCCTACTAGTGGAGATATAATATTCAAAGGGCAAAATATAGCTGATTTCGATAAAGATAATTTAAGAAAAGTAAGAAGAAATATGCAGTTTGTATTTCAAGACCCTTATTCTTCGTTGAATCCACGTATGACTGTTGGAGATATTGTAGGTGAACCCCTTGATATTCATAATATAAAGAAGGGGGCGGAAAAGTACAAAAAAGTGGCTGAGCTATTAGATGTCGTTGGTCTAAGCCCTTATCATATCCGCCGTTACCCCCATGAGTTTAGTGGAGGACAACGTCAGAGAATTGGAGTAGCTAGGGCTTTAGCTTTAAATCCTGAGTTAATTATATTAGATGAGCCGGTTTCTGCTTTAGATGTTTCAATTCAATCTCAAGTAATAAACCTTCTAGAAGATTTACAAGAAGAATTTGGGTTGACTTATGTTTTTATTGCCCATGATTTAAGTGTAGTTAAGCACATAAGCGATAGAGTGGGAGTAATGTATTTAGGTAAGATGGTAGAAATGGCTGATAAAGATACATTATACGACAATCCACAACATCCTTACACCCAAGCACTTCTATCTGCGGTACCTATTCCAGATCCAGAAATCCGCCAAGAAAAAATTATTTTGACAGGGGATGTTCCAAGTCCTGTCAACCCGCCAAAGGGATGTAGGTTCCATACCCGTTGTCGCTATGCGATGGACAGGTGTAAAGAAGAAGAGCCTGAGTTTAGAGATGTTGGAAATGAACATTATGTAGCTTGTCATTTAATGGATAAATAA
- the ytxC gene encoding putative sporulation protein YtxC gives MESLTIGTEQFKEQFKTCLEQNMIIPLRQEGIGVEVSEDNNGPTTFLGCSVSEKKLTLFQKQKVLKRVSLALAEYIVEVLEKPIVEKLVRESYSSLKEREQNKVYLKSLKILREFDEVHNRKEEAKEYISSQVLEHLLNESQINVEGFLRFRLKGYFSKLENFVEQAADDLKLEKEYNDFIRLLKYFISVQQPKEKEVHLLKKDGFYLLKDSNNEIITKESCLEICGGDGIISSLVTNSPLKVCVHIKDFYSGEELLRTVNSIFDDRVDICLGCSNCSQDYEKIEENGEEG, from the coding sequence ATGGAAAGCTTAACTATAGGAACTGAACAATTTAAAGAACAGTTTAAGACCTGTCTTGAGCAAAACATGATCATACCACTAAGACAGGAAGGGATAGGAGTAGAGGTAAGTGAGGACAACAATGGACCCACAACTTTTTTAGGATGCTCAGTTTCAGAAAAAAAACTGACGTTATTCCAAAAACAAAAAGTTTTAAAAAGAGTCTCATTAGCGCTAGCAGAGTATATAGTTGAAGTGCTGGAAAAGCCAATAGTTGAAAAACTTGTTAGAGAAAGCTATTCTTCTTTAAAAGAAAGGGAACAAAATAAGGTTTATTTGAAATCTTTAAAGATTTTAAGAGAGTTTGATGAAGTTCACAATCGTAAAGAGGAAGCTAAAGAATATATTTCAAGTCAAGTATTGGAACACTTACTTAATGAATCTCAAATCAATGTGGAAGGTTTTTTGCGATTTAGGTTAAAAGGTTATTTTAGTAAACTAGAAAACTTTGTAGAGCAAGCTGCTGATGATTTGAAGCTGGAAAAAGAGTATAATGACTTTATTAGGCTTTTAAAATACTTTATCAGCGTTCAGCAACCTAAAGAGAAGGAAGTACATTTATTAAAAAAAGATGGGTTCTATCTATTAAAGGACAGCAACAATGAGATTATAACAAAGGAAAGCTGCCTAGAAATATGTGGCGGTGATGGAATTATAAGTTCTTTAGTTACTAACTCACCTTTAAAGGTTTGTGTTCACATAAAAGATTTTTATTCGGGAGAAGAACTTTTGAGAACTGTCAATAGTATATTTGATGACAGAGTAGATATATGTTTAGGTTGCTCAAATTGCAGTCAAGACTATGAAAAAATCGAAGAAAATGGGGAGGAGGGTTGA
- the thrS gene encoding threonine--tRNA ligase: protein MVKVTLKDGSVKEFEDEVSIYEIAKSISSRLVKEAIAGKVDGKLVDLDKTISHDCTVDIITFDSEEGKEVFRHSAAHIMAQAVTELYPDVKLGIGPSIKDGFYYDFDLGAKLSPEDFGKIEDKMQEIIKRDIKFERNILSKQEAIEMFKNKGEDYKVELISDLSEDDEISYYKQQDFIDLCAGPHIPSSKRLKAFKLLSVAGAYWRGDEKNPMLQRIYGTAFPKKKLLDEHLYKLEEAKKRDHRKLGKQLDLFSVNDEAPGMPFYHAKGMVLRNEVLNYWREKHNEYGYNEIQTPIMMNQRLWEQSGHWENYRENMYFSEVDEENFAIKPMNCPGAMLIYQNKHYSYRDFPIRMAELGLVHRRELSGTLHGLMRVRSFTQDDAHIFMLPDQIEDEISSIIQLIDDIYSVFGFKYKLELSTKPEKAIGSDEIWDKAIDALKSVLINKKLDFEVNEGDGAFYGPKIDFHLEDSLGRSWQCGTIQLDFMLPERFKLTYVGEDGEKHRPVVVHRVVLGAVDRFLGLLIEHYAGAFPLWIAPEQVRLMPISDKHNNYCRAIKKQLEVHGVRVKLDDRNEKVGYKIREGQLNKIPFMLIVGDKEVEQNGVNVRSRDKGELGLVDKNDFIHKVTEEIKSKK, encoded by the coding sequence ATGGTAAAAGTTACATTAAAGGATGGAAGCGTCAAAGAGTTTGAAGACGAAGTTTCGATTTATGAGATTGCAAAGTCTATTAGTTCTAGGTTGGTGAAAGAAGCTATTGCAGGTAAGGTTGATGGAAAGCTAGTCGATTTAGACAAAACAATTAGTCATGACTGCACAGTCGATATAATAACTTTTGATTCCGAAGAAGGTAAGGAAGTTTTTAGACATAGTGCAGCGCATATTATGGCTCAAGCAGTAACAGAGCTATACCCTGATGTAAAGCTAGGTATAGGTCCAAGTATAAAAGATGGTTTTTATTATGACTTTGACCTAGGTGCTAAGCTGTCGCCAGAGGATTTCGGAAAAATCGAAGACAAAATGCAGGAAATCATAAAAAGAGATATTAAGTTTGAGAGAAATATTCTTTCTAAACAGGAAGCTATAGAGATGTTTAAGAATAAAGGTGAAGATTACAAGGTTGAGCTAATAAGCGATCTTAGTGAAGATGATGAAATATCCTATTATAAACAGCAAGATTTTATTGATCTTTGTGCGGGCCCTCATATACCTTCATCAAAGAGGTTAAAGGCATTTAAATTATTAAGTGTAGCTGGGGCATATTGGCGCGGGGATGAAAAAAATCCTATGTTACAAAGAATTTATGGAACAGCTTTTCCTAAAAAGAAGTTGCTCGATGAACATCTCTATAAGCTGGAAGAGGCCAAAAAGAGGGATCATAGAAAACTAGGCAAGCAATTAGATTTGTTTAGTGTAAATGATGAAGCACCAGGAATGCCATTTTATCATGCAAAAGGAATGGTGCTGAGAAATGAAGTGCTTAACTATTGGCGAGAAAAACATAACGAATATGGTTATAATGAGATTCAAACGCCGATTATGATGAATCAAAGGCTATGGGAGCAGTCGGGGCATTGGGAAAACTATCGCGAAAACATGTATTTTTCTGAAGTTGATGAAGAAAATTTTGCCATAAAACCAATGAATTGTCCTGGGGCTATGTTGATATATCAAAACAAACATTATAGTTACCGTGACTTTCCTATAAGAATGGCAGAGTTGGGATTGGTGCATAGAAGGGAGCTGTCTGGCACTCTTCATGGTTTAATGAGGGTCAGGAGTTTTACACAAGATGATGCCCATATATTTATGCTTCCAGATCAAATTGAAGATGAAATCAGCTCAATAATTCAACTCATAGATGACATATATAGCGTTTTTGGTTTCAAATATAAACTCGAGCTTAGTACAAAACCAGAAAAAGCGATAGGTTCTGATGAAATATGGGACAAGGCTATTGATGCGTTAAAATCAGTTCTTATAAATAAAAAACTGGATTTTGAAGTTAATGAAGGTGATGGAGCATTCTATGGACCGAAAATTGATTTTCACTTAGAGGATTCACTAGGAAGAAGCTGGCAATGTGGAACTATCCAATTAGACTTTATGTTACCAGAAAGATTTAAGTTAACATATGTAGGAGAAGATGGAGAAAAACATAGGCCTGTAGTTGTACACAGGGTAGTTTTAGGAGCTGTGGACAGATTCTTAGGCTTACTAATTGAGCATTATGCTGGAGCGTTTCCTCTATGGATTGCTCCTGAGCAAGTAAGATTAATGCCTATAAGTGATAAACATAATAATTATTGTAGAGCTATAAAGAAACAACTTGAAGTCCATGGAGTTAGGGTAAAACTTGATGATCGGAACGAAAAAGTTGGATATAAGATTAGAGAAGGTCAATTAAATAAAATACCGTTTATGCTTATAGTGGGAGATAAGGAAGTAGAACAGAATGGTGTTAATGTAAGGTCAAGAGATAAAGGTGAGTTGGGTTTAGTTGATAAAAATGATTTCATTCACAAGGTAACTGAAGAAATTAAAAGCAAGAAATAA
- the infC gene encoding translation initiation factor IF-3: MTNEDIRFKEVRLIGSDGGQQGVVSSAKAREMAAEQGLDLVAVAPQARPPVCRIMDVGKYKYEQAKKEKEAKKKQHVISVKEVKLRPKIDEHDFQTKLRNVIRFLKKQDKVKVTIMFRGREVTHPQIGQRLCERVAEEVADIGTVEKKAKLEGRNMIMVLAPKNS, encoded by the coding sequence ATGACAAATGAGGATATTCGATTTAAGGAAGTTCGCTTAATAGGTAGTGATGGTGGGCAACAAGGAGTTGTTTCATCAGCAAAAGCTAGAGAAATGGCTGCAGAGCAGGGATTAGACTTGGTTGCCGTAGCTCCACAGGCACGTCCGCCAGTATGCAGAATAATGGATGTGGGCAAGTATAAGTACGAACAAGCAAAGAAGGAAAAAGAAGCGAAAAAGAAACAACATGTAATTAGCGTAAAAGAAGTAAAATTAAGACCTAAAATTGATGAGCATGACTTTCAGACTAAGTTAAGAAACGTTATTAGATTCCTGAAAAAGCAGGACAAAGTCAAAGTTACGATTATGTTTAGGGGTAGGGAAGTTACCCATCCTCAAATTGGGCAAAGACTTTGTGAACGTGTAGCTGAAGAAGTTGCTGATATAGGAACCGTTGAGAAAAAAGCAAAGCTTGAAGGAAGAAACATGATTATGGTCTTAGCCCCTAAAAATAGCTAG
- the rpmI gene encoding 50S ribosomal protein L35, whose amino-acid sequence MPKMKTHSGAKKRFRKNKNGKIKRSSAFAEHIKTKKTSKRKRQLRKGDLVSKSDEKRIGKLLP is encoded by the coding sequence ATGCCAAAGATGAAAACTCACAGCGGAGCTAAAAAAAGATTTAGAAAAAATAAAAATGGTAAAATCAAAAGAAGTAGCGCTTTTGCAGAGCATATTAAAACTAAGAAAACTTCTAAGCGTAAGCGTCAGCTAAGAAAAGGTGACTTAGTAAGTAAAAGTGATGAAAAAAGAATCGGGAAACTACTGCCGTAA
- the rplT gene encoding 50S ribosomal protein L20 — protein sequence MPRVKPGVQTRKRHKKTIKLAKGYYGSKSKLFRRANEQVIKSLTYAYRDRKNKKREFRKLWIARINAEARNNGLTYSKMINGLKNAGVDVNRKMLADMAVNDSNGFQQLVTVAKENI from the coding sequence ATGCCTAGAGTAAAGCCTGGTGTACAAACCAGAAAACGTCATAAAAAAACAATAAAACTGGCTAAAGGTTATTATGGGTCAAAGAGTAAGTTATTTAGAAGAGCAAATGAGCAGGTAATTAAATCTCTTACCTATGCTTATCGTGATAGAAAGAATAAGAAAAGAGAATTTAGAAAGCTATGGATAGCTAGGATTAATGCTGAAGCTAGAAATAATGGCTTAACCTATAGCAAGATGATAAATGGCTTAAAAAATGCAGGTGTAGATGTTAACAGAAAAATGTTGGCAGATATGGCTGTAAATGATAGCAATGGTTTTCAACAGCTAGTAACTGTTGCAAAAGAAAATATTTAA
- a CDS encoding TrkH family potassium uptake protein: MFTDKFQPSPAQVLVVGFLMLILVGTILLSLPMATASGEPLGPLDALFTATSAVCVTGLVVVDTGTHFSIFGQVVIMLLIQAGGLGFMTMATLIFLVLGKKITLKGRLVIQEALNQITLSGLVRLTKSIIILTLVIEGVAALILGVRFSQSADISFGQGMYMGVFHAISAFCNAGFDIMGGGVGLTLYRDDFVVNTVIMGLFIFGGLGFTVIVDIYTRGSIKKMALHSKFVLLLTSILLLVGFFGIFILEYNNPATLGELSFIEKIMPAFFTGATVRTAGFNTIDTGALESGTLFFMLILMFIGASPASTGGGIKTTTFGVLLIAVYAIIKGGDEVNLMRRRIPYHIVLKALSIIVIGFVVVGLVTIILSQTEEQDFMNIFFEVVSAFGTVGLSTGITSELTAVGKGIIIVVMFMGRVGPLTLALALGRRYSKSKIRYPEERVLVG, from the coding sequence ATGTTTACAGATAAATTCCAACCCTCTCCTGCTCAAGTTTTGGTTGTGGGGTTTTTAATGTTAATTTTGGTGGGGACGATACTACTATCTCTCCCTATGGCTACTGCCTCGGGAGAACCATTAGGTCCCCTTGATGCGCTATTTACAGCCACATCAGCTGTTTGTGTAACTGGGCTTGTGGTAGTTGATACAGGTACTCACTTTTCAATTTTTGGTCAGGTAGTTATAATGTTGTTGATACAAGCTGGTGGTTTAGGGTTTATGACCATGGCTACTTTGATTTTTCTTGTTTTAGGGAAAAAGATAACTTTAAAAGGAAGACTTGTTATACAAGAAGCGCTAAATCAAATTACTTTGTCAGGTCTGGTGCGGCTCACAAAAAGTATTATTATTTTAACATTGGTCATCGAAGGAGTAGCTGCTCTAATATTAGGAGTAAGGTTTTCACAAAGCGCCGATATATCTTTTGGGCAGGGGATGTATATGGGGGTATTTCATGCAATTTCCGCCTTTTGTAATGCAGGTTTCGATATTATGGGCGGGGGAGTAGGCCTAACTCTATATAGAGATGATTTCGTTGTCAACACTGTTATAATGGGGCTATTTATTTTCGGAGGCCTTGGTTTTACAGTTATAGTTGACATATATACAAGGGGTTCCATTAAAAAAATGGCTTTACATAGTAAATTTGTTTTACTACTTACATCAATTTTATTGTTGGTTGGATTTTTTGGCATTTTTATTCTAGAATATAATAATCCAGCAACCTTGGGTGAGCTTTCGTTTATAGAGAAAATAATGCCGGCTTTTTTTACAGGAGCAACAGTTAGAACTGCAGGTTTTAATACTATAGATACTGGTGCCCTAGAATCGGGAACGTTATTTTTTATGTTGATTTTAATGTTTATAGGAGCATCTCCAGCTTCTACCGGAGGTGGAATAAAAACCACCACATTTGGGGTGCTGTTGATAGCAGTGTATGCTATAATAAAAGGTGGAGATGAAGTTAACTTAATGCGTCGACGTATACCTTATCATATAGTTCTTAAAGCTCTTTCGATAATAGTTATAGGCTTTGTTGTTGTTGGCTTGGTTACCATAATACTTTCACAAACTGAAGAACAAGATTTTATGAACATTTTTTTTGAAGTGGTTTCTGCCTTTGGCACTGTAGGTTTAAGCACAGGAATAACTTCAGAACTTACTGCAGTTGGTAAAGGGATAATTATCGTAGTCATGTTTATGGGGAGAGTGGGACCGCTAACGTTAGCTTTAGCTTTAGGTCGCCGTTATAGTAAATCGAAGATTCGTTATCCTGAGGAACGGGTATTGGTAGGTTAA
- a CDS encoding potassium channel family protein encodes MKQFVVVGLGRFGNSVAKKLYNMGYEVLGLDRSEGRTQEAVEFTTHVIQVDATDEHALKSLGLRNFDVGIVGIGQDIQASILATLLLKDMGVPYVVAKAQNELHGKVLWKTGADRVVFPERDMGTRVANNLTTTNILDYIELAPDYSIAEITAPDFMVSKSLAKLDLRAKIGINVMAIKTGDNINVSPTADAIIKEGDILVVIGSNKSLNKVEDHKK; translated from the coding sequence ATGAAACAATTTGTAGTAGTAGGACTAGGTCGATTTGGAAACAGCGTAGCTAAAAAACTTTATAACATGGGATATGAGGTTCTAGGGCTGGATAGAAGTGAAGGGCGCACTCAAGAAGCTGTGGAGTTTACTACCCACGTAATTCAAGTTGATGCTACAGACGAGCATGCTCTAAAATCTTTAGGGCTTAGAAATTTTGATGTTGGAATTGTTGGCATAGGACAGGATATTCAAGCTAGTATACTGGCTACATTGTTGTTAAAGGATATGGGTGTGCCATACGTGGTTGCTAAAGCTCAAAATGAATTACATGGAAAAGTTCTTTGGAAGACAGGAGCTGATAGGGTTGTATTCCCTGAAAGAGATATGGGTACCCGTGTAGCAAATAATTTAACTACTACCAATATTTTGGACTATATAGAGTTAGCACCTGACTATAGTATAGCAGAGATTACAGCTCCTGATTTTATGGTGTCCAAAAGTCTGGCTAAGTTAGATTTAAGGGCAAAAATAGGAATTAATGTCATGGCAATTAAAACAGGTGATAACATTAATGTCTCACCCACTGCTGATGCTATAATTAAAGAAGGTGATATTTTGGTGGTTATAGGCAGCAATAAAAGTCTTAATAAAGTTGAGGACCATAAAAAGTGA
- a CDS encoding TrmH family RNA methyltransferase has product MITSTENPLIKKVLHSKRKGKKSKEIFYLAEGERFVGELLENSRNYIEKIIIKEGLERKFNHLTKRVSESKVMLVSNKVFQAIASTETTQGIAALVEKPDFALDELQKGNYLIVDKVKDPGNLGTIIRTAVASGTDGILLLKGTVDLFNDKVLRSSMGAIHSIPIVYDIKTNDLKEFILLNQLTLIISDLGGELWHNIKLPTKNYCLAVGNEAYGVCDEIKAIPGERVRLPIYGDIESLNVAIATGIMLYKLQEK; this is encoded by the coding sequence GTGATAACTTCAACAGAAAATCCTTTAATTAAGAAAGTTTTACATAGCAAAAGAAAAGGCAAAAAAAGTAAAGAAATTTTTTATTTAGCAGAAGGTGAGAGGTTTGTAGGTGAGTTGCTGGAAAATTCCCGCAACTATATTGAAAAAATTATCATAAAAGAAGGATTAGAAAGAAAGTTTAATCATTTAACTAAAAGGGTTTCAGAAAGTAAAGTAATGTTAGTAAGTAATAAAGTGTTTCAAGCTATAGCTAGCACAGAAACAACTCAGGGAATTGCGGCATTAGTTGAAAAACCCGACTTTGCGTTAGATGAATTGCAGAAAGGAAACTATCTTATAGTAGATAAAGTCAAAGATCCTGGAAACCTGGGTACTATCATAAGAACTGCTGTTGCCAGTGGTACAGATGGTATTTTGTTGCTTAAAGGAACAGTGGATTTGTTTAATGACAAAGTGTTGAGGTCTTCGATGGGAGCAATTCATAGTATACCAATTGTATATGATATAAAAACTAATGATCTTAAAGAATTTATTTTGTTAAACCAGCTAACATTAATAATAAGTGATCTTGGTGGTGAGTTGTGGCATAATATAAAACTGCCTACTAAAAACTATTGTTTAGCAGTAGGGAATGAAGCCTATGGTGTATGCGATGAGATAAAAGCTATACCAGGTGAAAGGGTTAGGCTACCTATATATGGGGATATTGAATCTTTAAATGTTGCTATAGCAACTGGAATAATGCTATACAAACTTCAGGAGAAATAG
- the pheS gene encoding phenylalanine--tRNA ligase subunit alpha yields the protein MRDKLNSILKIATNEIDGANTLEQLNDLRVKYLGKKGEITAVLRQMGSLSPEERPVVGKYANEVKEQIQELVCDREKELKQKEMEQKLTQETIDITLPGVKRNIGGLNPLTIVKRKMEEVFMSMGYEIVEGPEIENEYFNFEALNLPSTHPARDMQDTFYITKEFLLRTHTSPVQIRTMLNKQGKLPVKIASPGRVFRKDDDPTHSPIFQQIEGLVIDKDITMADLKGTLLLFAQKMFGTNKKIRLRPSYFPFTEPSAEVDISCIMCEGNGCSTCSDTGWVEILGAGMVHPNVLKNAGYDPSEVKGFAFGIGIERVAMLKYGVKDIRDFYSGDIRVSKQFIGG from the coding sequence ATGAGAGATAAGTTAAATTCTATTTTAAAGATTGCAACTAATGAAATAGATGGGGCTAACACTTTAGAACAACTAAATGATTTAAGGGTAAAGTATTTAGGTAAAAAAGGAGAGATAACAGCTGTTTTACGACAAATGGGTTCATTATCCCCAGAAGAGAGGCCTGTCGTTGGTAAATATGCTAACGAAGTTAAAGAACAAATTCAAGAGTTGGTTTGTGATAGAGAAAAAGAGCTAAAACAAAAGGAGATGGAGCAAAAGCTTACCCAGGAAACGATCGATATAACCCTCCCAGGTGTAAAAAGGAATATAGGTGGTCTTAATCCTCTGACTATAGTAAAGAGAAAGATGGAAGAAGTTTTTATGTCCATGGGTTATGAAATTGTGGAAGGACCGGAGATTGAAAATGAATACTTTAATTTTGAGGCGCTGAACTTGCCCTCTACTCATCCCGCTAGGGATATGCAAGATACATTTTATATTACTAAAGAGTTTTTACTAAGGACCCATACCTCTCCAGTTCAGATAAGAACAATGTTAAACAAGCAGGGGAAATTGCCAGTTAAGATTGCCAGTCCTGGGAGGGTATTTAGAAAAGATGATGATCCAACCCATTCACCAATTTTTCAACAAATAGAGGGCCTAGTTATTGATAAAGACATTACTATGGCTGACCTTAAAGGTACATTATTGTTATTTGCACAAAAAATGTTTGGCACAAATAAAAAAATTAGGTTAAGGCCTAGTTACTTTCCTTTTACTGAACCTAGTGCTGAGGTAGATATCAGTTGCATTATGTGTGAAGGCAACGGATGTAGTACTTGTTCTGATACAGGTTGGGTTGAAATTTTAGGGGCTGGAATGGTTCATCCTAATGTTTTGAAAAACGCAGGATATGACCCTTCAGAAGTAAAAGGATTTGCTTTTGGAATTGGAATAGAGCGGGTCGCTATGCTAAAGTATGGAGTTAAAGATATACGAGATTTTTACAGTGGTGACATAAGAGTTTCAAAACAATTTATTGGAGGTTAG